A section of the bacterium genome encodes:
- the pal gene encoding peptidoglycan-associated lipoprotein Pal, whose translation MVGLGGCGKKQQQADIGTSPGSAVSEETVKVPDSDIPVSQPTAEPSDVITGDMGLRPVFFDFDKYDITAPGRETLNANARILKDKPAMRLTIEGHCDERGTTQYNLALGEKRARAAMNYLVSLGIDAGRLDIVSYGKERPFAMGHDESAWAQNRRAHFVPRSAK comes from the coding sequence ATGGTCGGCCTCGGCGGCTGCGGCAAGAAGCAGCAGCAGGCGGACATCGGTACGAGCCCCGGGTCGGCGGTGAGCGAAGAGACGGTCAAGGTCCCCGACAGCGACATCCCCGTGTCGCAGCCCACGGCCGAGCCCTCGGACGTGATCACGGGCGACATGGGCCTGAGGCCCGTCTTCTTCGACTTCGACAAGTACGACATCACGGCGCCGGGCCGCGAGACGCTCAACGCCAACGCCCGCATCCTGAAGGACAAGCCGGCGATGCGCCTGACCATCGAGGGCCACTGCGACGAGCGGGGCACGACGCAGTACAACCTCGCCCTCGGCGAGAAGCGCGCCCGCGCGGCGATGAACTACCTCGTGAGCCTGGGCATCGACGCCGGCCGCCTGGACATCGTCTCCTACGGCAAGGAGCGCCCCTTCGCGATGGGCCACGACGAGAGCGCCTGGGCGCAGAACCGTCGCGCGCACTTCGTGCCGCGCAGCGCCAAGTGA
- a CDS encoding TonB family protein yields the protein MKPAHLIASFFGHLVFLVLLGTATSVFKQAPPPPPDTIRISFGELPHAGGRRRAGRGAEVSPAPREEPKPKPAVPVAKPKETPKPAPKTPAKETPKEAPKPVATKASEAVKPVTKAEATKAPEKIVPPPGVAGGTGTAPTGVKESVPAPGTAEEGPGAQSVGMGGSVQARGDLGAGDSYLGLVQSKIGRRWQPSASSTAGRAVLEAIVAFRISADGEIESPEIFQSSGLSVFDREALRAVVEANPLPAPPVRFRSAGLSIQFSFTYRR from the coding sequence GTGAAGCCCGCTCATCTCATCGCGTCCTTCTTCGGCCACCTGGTCTTCCTGGTGCTGCTCGGCACGGCCACCAGCGTCTTCAAGCAGGCACCGCCGCCGCCGCCGGACACGATTCGCATCAGCTTCGGCGAGCTGCCGCACGCGGGCGGCCGGCGCCGCGCGGGACGCGGCGCCGAGGTCTCGCCCGCGCCGCGCGAGGAGCCCAAGCCCAAGCCGGCCGTCCCCGTGGCCAAGCCGAAGGAGACTCCCAAGCCCGCGCCCAAGACACCCGCCAAGGAAACGCCGAAGGAGGCGCCGAAGCCGGTCGCGACCAAGGCCAGCGAGGCCGTGAAGCCCGTCACCAAGGCCGAGGCCACGAAGGCGCCCGAGAAGATCGTGCCCCCGCCCGGCGTGGCGGGCGGCACGGGCACGGCGCCGACCGGCGTGAAGGAGTCCGTCCCCGCGCCGGGCACGGCCGAGGAGGGCCCGGGCGCGCAGTCCGTCGGCATGGGCGGCAGCGTGCAGGCGCGGGGTGACCTGGGCGCCGGCGATTCCTATCTTGGACTCGTGCAGAGCAAGATCGGCCGCCGCTGGCAGCCCAGTGCCTCGAGCACGGCGGGGCGCGCGGTGCTCGAGGCGATCGTCGCCTTCCGCATCTCGGCCGATGGCGAGATCGAGAGCCCCGAGATCTTCCAGTCGAGTGGCCTGTCGGTCTTCGACCGCGAGGCCCTGCGCGCGGTGGTGGAAGCGAATCCCCTGCCCGCGCCGCCGGTGCGCTTCCGCAGCGCCGGGCTCAGCATCCAGTTCAGCTTCACCTACCGCCGCTAG
- a CDS encoding ExbD/TolR family protein: protein MMGTPQAKGRGGAQYASLAEINVTPLVDVMLVLLIIFMLTAPFIAGGVEVNLPHTRTTAKASVEGLVITVDKQRRVFIDEDQIQLAQLKEILAEIRPAGDARPVYLRSDQEVPYGFVVRVMGTVKEAGIAGLSLVVDPDDEVE, encoded by the coding sequence ATGATGGGCACCCCGCAGGCCAAGGGGCGCGGCGGCGCCCAGTACGCGAGCCTGGCCGAGATCAACGTCACGCCGCTGGTGGACGTCATGCTCGTGCTGCTGATCATCTTCATGCTGACGGCGCCCTTCATCGCGGGCGGCGTCGAGGTGAACCTGCCGCACACGCGCACGACGGCCAAGGCCAGCGTCGAGGGCCTGGTGATCACCGTCGACAAGCAGCGGCGCGTCTTCATCGACGAGGACCAGATCCAGCTCGCGCAGCTCAAGGAGATCCTCGCCGAGATCCGGCCGGCCGGCGACGCGCGGCCGGTCTATCTGCGCAGCGACCAGGAGGTCCCCTACGGCTTCGTCGTGCGCGTGATGGGGACGGTCAAGGAGGCCGGCATCGCCGGGCTCAGCCTGGTGGTGGACCCCGACGACGAGGTCGAGTAG